From a single Phacochoerus africanus isolate WHEZ1 chromosome 11, ROS_Pafr_v1, whole genome shotgun sequence genomic region:
- the LOC125110676 gene encoding olfactory receptor 51G2-like: protein MKNANSSLAFLPTTFVLVGIPGLEAEHTWTPILFCLLYFIIFLGNGTILHVIRTDTALHQPMYFFLAMLALAEVGVSASTLPTVLGVFLLGATEIGFDACLLQMFSIHSFSITESAVLLAMSVDRFVAICNPLRYTAILTAPRICGAGAIIGLRSIILMAPLPMLLRRLPFCGHNTLSHSYCLHPNLIHLPCGDISGNNIYGLFIVSSTFGLDSLLIVVSYGLILHTVLSITTGVGRRKALSTCGSHVCAVLAYYVPMIGLSMVHRFGHRAPPWVPTTMASAYLFFPSIVNPIVYSIKTKDICRGIARMLSEKRARV from the coding sequence ATGAAGAACGCCAACAGCTCTTTGGCGTTCTTGCCAACAACGTTCGTTCTAGTCGGCATCCCCGGGCTGGAGGCAGAGCACACCTGGACACCCATCCTCTTCTGCTTGTTGTACTTCATCATCTTCCTTGGGAATGGCACCATTCTCCACGTCATCAGGACAGACACGGCTCTACACCAGCCCATGTACTTTTTTCTTGCCATGTTGGCCCTGGCTGAGGTTGGTGTCTCTGCATCCACTCTGCCTACCGTGCTGGGCGTCTTCCTTCTGGGCGCCACAGAGATTGGTTTTGATGCATGCCTTCTCCAGATGTTCTCCATCCATTCCTTCTCCATCACGGAGTCGGCTGTGCTGCTCGCCATGTCTGTGGACCGGTTCGTGGCCATCTGCAATCCACTGCGCTACACGGCCATCCTGACTGCGCCCCGCATTTGTGGCGCAGGCGCTATTATTGGGCTGAGGAGCATTATACTCATGGCCCCATTGCCCATGCTCTTAAGGCGCCTGCCCTTCTGTGGCCATAATACCCTCTCCCATTCCTATTGTCTCCACCCCAACCTTATCCATCTACCTTGCGGGGACATTTCTGGCAACAATATCTACGGACTTTTCATTGTCAGCTCCACTTTTGGGCTAGATTCGCTGCTCATTGTGGTCTCTTATGGGCTCATACTCCACACTGTACTGAGTATTACCACGGGCGTGGGGCGGAGGAAAGCCCTCAGCACATGTGGCTCACACGTCTGTGCCGTGCTGGCGTACTATGTGCCTATGATTGGCTTGTCTATGGTGCACCGCTTTGGGCACCGTGCGCCCCCTTGGGTGCCCACCACGATGGCCAGTGCTTACCTCTTCTTCCCATCTATTGTCAACCCCATTGTTTACAGCATTAAGACCAAGGACATCTGTCGTGGCATTGCCCGAATGTTATCAGAGAAGAGAGCCAGAGTTTAG